In the genome of Bacteroidales bacterium, one region contains:
- a CDS encoding IS3 family transposase, with the protein MIPLDMRKALIDRDEGARSICDQCELLGVARSTLYYTPSTADEKDLRMMEELDRLYLEDPTRGTRRMTKELRKKGYKVGRCHVRRLMQIMRLKTVYCRPRTTVIDPAKYKYPYLLRNLEIVRPNQVWSLDITYVPMRRGFMYLMAIMDVYSRYIVGWSLSNTMEAEWVVNTLKVAVGAYGKPLIINSDQGSQFTSDEYVDYVKSLETVKISMDGKGRATDNAHIERFFRTIKYEKIYLEHPETGHDLHQVCARFIHYYNERRGHSAIGDNPPILVYRKAA; encoded by the coding sequence ATGATTCCGTTGGATATGCGCAAGGCATTGATAGACAGAGATGAAGGAGCCAGGAGCATTTGCGATCAATGCGAGTTGTTAGGCGTTGCCCGCAGTACACTTTACTACACTCCATCCACAGCTGACGAAAAAGATCTTCGGATGATGGAAGAGCTGGACCGGCTGTATCTGGAGGATCCGACCCGGGGAACACGCAGGATGACCAAAGAGCTCAGGAAAAAAGGATATAAAGTCGGTCGGTGTCATGTGCGCAGATTGATGCAGATCATGCGGCTGAAAACGGTTTACTGTCGTCCACGCACCACGGTCATTGATCCGGCAAAGTATAAATATCCTTATTTGCTGCGTAATCTGGAGATTGTACGGCCCAACCAGGTATGGTCCCTGGACATAACCTATGTCCCGATGCGCAGGGGATTCATGTACCTGATGGCGATCATGGATGTATACAGCCGGTATATTGTTGGCTGGAGCTTATCCAACACCATGGAGGCAGAATGGGTTGTAAATACCTTAAAAGTCGCTGTCGGTGCCTATGGCAAGCCATTGATCATCAACTCAGACCAGGGAAGCCAGTTCACTTCGGATGAATATGTGGATTATGTCAAAAGCCTTGAGACAGTAAAAATCTCTATGGATGGAAAGGGACGAGCCACCGATAATGCACACATAGAGCGATTCTTCCGGACCATCAAGTACGAAAAGATTTACCTGGAGCATCCGGAAACAGGACATGATCTTCATCAGGTTTGTGCCCGGTTTATTCACTATTACAATGAGAGAAGAGGGCATTCCGCCATCGGGGATAACCCACCAATACTCGTTTACAGAAAGGCGGCGTAA
- a CDS encoding transposase, producing MKTSRRTFSPDFKAKVAIEAIREMKTISELAQIYQVHPNLISLWKKEFLSKAGKVFDSGKDETEQIKKLKKENDELVHQIGQLTVDIAWLKKKVL from the coding sequence ATGAAAACATCAAGAAGAACATTTAGCCCCGACTTCAAAGCCAAAGTGGCGATTGAAGCAATCAGAGAGATGAAGACCATTTCGGAACTGGCACAAATTTACCAGGTTCATCCCAATCTGATCAGTCTTTGGAAGAAAGAATTTCTGTCGAAAGCCGGAAAGGTATTCGACAGCGGCAAGGATGAGACCGAGCAAATCAAGAAGCTTAAAAAGGAGAACGATGAGCTGGTACACCAGATCGGGCAATTGACAGTGGATATTGCCTGGTTAAAAAAAAAGGTTCTATGA
- a CDS encoding porin family protein: MKKVIFIICITIQALNCLSQDTIYKKDGSDIKAKIIEIEENNIKYRSFDQLDGPIRNIYKSEISRIVYIDGTIEEFETEPPNQALQTTNQRFDTLPQNRTMYPSVIIKGGLNISDLRMISYGLNLGGFTRSIAGFNIGSNFEFPVELLKKDILLSIQVGLNFNSKGTKAEDKIVLYYLDIPVLLKAEYEINDYKIFALLGPYIGFGLTGKYKWDGETDDILWGSTEDDDFERPDMGLIFGLGGEMRKIQVLFNYNLGLINTLPFDQRKAEEDDWFEGNSSSKNRVFSISVGYRIELNK; encoded by the coding sequence ATGAAAAAAGTAATCTTTATTATTTGCATCACAATTCAGGCCTTAAACTGTTTATCTCAAGATACCATATATAAAAAGGATGGTTCAGATATAAAAGCTAAAATTATTGAGATAGAAGAAAATAATATCAAGTATAGATCTTTTGATCAATTAGATGGGCCTATTAGAAATATTTATAAATCAGAAATATCTCGTATAGTTTATATAGATGGAACTATAGAGGAATTTGAAACCGAGCCACCAAATCAAGCATTGCAAACGACGAATCAGCGATTTGACACTTTGCCACAAAATCGAACAATGTATCCGAGTGTTATTATTAAAGGAGGTTTAAACATCTCAGACCTAAGAATGATTTCATATGGCCTAAATTTAGGAGGATTTACTAGATCAATTGCTGGATTTAACATTGGATCAAATTTTGAATTTCCTGTAGAACTCCTAAAAAAAGATATATTATTATCTATCCAAGTTGGTTTGAATTTTAATTCCAAGGGAACCAAAGCAGAAGATAAGATAGTGCTATACTATCTAGATATACCAGTATTACTTAAAGCTGAATATGAGATAAACGATTATAAAATATTTGCTCTACTGGGTCCGTATATTGGATTCGGATTGACGGGTAAATATAAGTGGGATGGAGAAACAGATGATATATTATGGGGCTCGACTGAAGATGATGACTTTGAACGACCAGATATGGGATTGATTTTTGGATTAGGTGGCGAAATGCGCAAAATACAAGTTTTATTTAACTACAATTTGGGATTAATTAACACCTTACCATTTGACCAAAGGAAAGCTGAAGAAGATGATTGGTTTGAAGGTAATTCTTCTTCAAAAAATAGAGTATTTTCAATTTCTGTGGGCTATCGAATAGAATTAAACAAGTAG
- a CDS encoding fibrobacter succinogenes major paralogous domain-containing protein — protein MKALRSFFLLIVLISACSKENEDISKNNYLILQLEGNPDNTLIYYLDPESSLDQYFDYQFYYSSKHSKYIWILSAVDWTYDYELEFSKPDHSINVGTFYKSTQSDIELNFIRDTYDPDYEQEATYVQLTFTKYNYPGRIEGKFTAKYGTTVWVKGEFKFDSEGQFSYIPPNPPTVETSIPTDITSNSAICGGEIKDNGGIAIIRKGVSWSTLNNPTISDSTTNNGSGLGSFISNIIGLQPNTSYYVRAYAVDSIRTSYGNEVNLKTKPGLPVLTTTIVSSVRDISASSGGNVLIDGGANIIIRGLCWSTEPNPTIADEKTIDGNGVGIFTSKLTGLNKSTSYYYRAYAENSYGISYGDQLQFITADGTFDYCGRIYSFRAIGTQTWMTENLAYLPELNGKYFVYGYEGNNVNEAMATTNYTVYGVLYGRETSKTACPPGWHLPSDIEWETLINFLGGENIAGGKMKESGNAHWIEPNIGATNESGFTALASGYENGDFVGLGGSTRFWSTKTMWVNFSLTVYLYYDKEYVSMHESNNSANISVRCLKD, from the coding sequence ATGAAAGCACTTCGAAGCTTTTTTCTTTTAATTGTTCTAATCTCCGCTTGCAGTAAAGAAAACGAAGATATATCCAAAAATAATTATTTAATTCTTCAACTTGAGGGAAATCCGGATAACACTCTTATATATTATCTTGATCCCGAATCATCATTAGATCAATATTTTGATTATCAGTTTTATTATAGCTCAAAACATTCCAAATATATCTGGATTTTATCCGCCGTTGATTGGACATATGATTATGAATTAGAATTTAGTAAACCTGACCATTCAATAAATGTCGGAACATTTTACAAAAGCACACAGAGTGATATTGAATTGAATTTCATTCGTGATACTTATGATCCAGATTATGAGCAGGAAGCGACCTATGTGCAGCTTACCTTTACAAAATATAATTACCCCGGAAGAATTGAAGGAAAATTCACAGCTAAATATGGTACTACTGTTTGGGTAAAAGGGGAATTCAAATTCGATTCCGAAGGTCAATTTTCTTATATCCCTCCTAATCCTCCTACAGTTGAAACTTCAATACCTACTGATATAACTAGCAATTCAGCTATCTGTGGAGGTGAAATAAAGGATAATGGTGGAATAGCAATAATAAGGAAAGGAGTAAGTTGGTCTACCCTTAATAATCCTACTATTTCTGACAGTACAACTAATAATGGGTCTGGACTAGGGTCATTTATTAGTAATATTATTGGATTGCAACCAAATACATCTTATTATGTCAGAGCATATGCTGTGGATAGTATAAGAACAAGTTATGGAAATGAAGTTAATCTTAAAACTAAGCCAGGCTTACCTGTCTTAACAACAACGATAGTATCTTCTGTAAGAGACATATCTGCTTCTTCAGGAGGTAATGTATTGATCGATGGTGGTGCAAATATTATAATCCGTGGTTTATGTTGGTCGACAGAACCAAATCCGACAATTGCTGATGAAAAAACTATTGATGGTAATGGGGTAGGTATTTTTACTAGCAAATTAACTGGTCTGAATAAAAGCACAAGTTATTATTATCGTGCTTATGCTGAAAATAGTTATGGAATATCTTATGGTGATCAGCTGCAATTTATTACAGCAGATGGAACTTTTGATTATTGTGGAAGAATCTATAGTTTCAGGGCCATTGGTACTCAAACATGGATGACAGAGAATTTAGCCTATTTACCTGAGTTAAACGGCAAATATTTTGTCTATGGCTATGAGGGAAATAACGTTAATGAAGCAATGGCAACTACAAATTATACAGTATACGGGGTTCTTTATGGACGCGAAACATCAAAAACAGCTTGCCCTCCTGGATGGCATTTGCCATCAGATATTGAATGGGAAACCCTTATTAACTTCCTTGGAGGTGAAAATATTGCCGGTGGTAAGATGAAAGAAAGCGGGAATGCACATTGGATAGAACCTAATATAGGAGCAACAAATGAAAGTGGATTTACTGCTCTTGCAAGTGGTTATGAAAATGGTGACTTCGTTGGTTTAGGGGGAAGTACGCGATTTTGGTCAACTAAAACCATGTGGGTTAATTTTAGTCTGACTGTATATCTCTATTATGACAAAGAATATGTTTCTATGCATGAAAGCAATAATTCGGCAAATATATCTGTCCGATGCTTAAAAGATTAA
- a CDS encoding T9SS type A sorting domain-containing protein — protein sequence MKKTIYLLILMSSFCFLSKIVYPQPPEWQWAISHGGGSGDVANAITIDGSGNIITAGIFCSTVITFGSFTIWNSHSTAFIVKYDPNGVVLWAKTIGMAINNQGHIEAKSVAVDASGNVYVTGFFQCSEIWVDNIKLSSYGAQCNMFLVKYGANGNVLWAKNPGGNVGSRGDRGLSVVIDALGNAYVAGSFNIQIIFDTITLQIGNWKSFDMYLAKYDCDGNVLWAKSTTRPQEEYYEVDVEALSASVDNLGNVYVTGYFESDSITFGSTTLINSIGLEHANIFLVKYDPNGNVLWASSPGGRCTRNASSLDTDASGNVYITGYMLGPTMIFDTITLTCPEYYVGYTRYFLPKIFLAKYNSHGNVIWAKDVGESYGDHGDRAEALSLVVDASGNVYFTGYFETDSIAFNPVTLANTREFSGYADIFLVKCDAGGNVLWAKSAEGYLPDKGLSVGLNSIGDVFVTGYFESSTMTLGNTTLTNANAEEKDIFVAKFRYGGTGINDLNNSSYILIFPNPVTDEINIEISKEMIGSKLTVMNLEGAELFSRQITDTNERFNTVDLPGGIYMVKVFGNDKMQIGKFIKY from the coding sequence ATGAAAAAAACAATTTATCTTTTGATATTAATGAGTTCGTTTTGCTTTTTAAGCAAGATTGTATACCCTCAACCTCCAGAATGGCAATGGGCAATAAGTCATGGTGGAGGATCAGGTGATGTGGCAAATGCTATAACGATTGATGGCTCAGGAAATATTATTACGGCGGGCATATTTTGTAGCACAGTCATCACATTTGGATCCTTTACTATATGGAACAGTCATTCAACTGCGTTTATTGTAAAATACGATCCCAATGGAGTTGTGTTGTGGGCAAAAACAATTGGTATGGCAATTAATAATCAAGGACATATCGAGGCAAAGTCTGTTGCTGTTGATGCGTCAGGAAATGTTTATGTTACAGGTTTTTTTCAGTGTTCTGAAATTTGGGTCGATAACATTAAACTGTCATCTTATGGCGCCCAATGCAATATGTTTCTTGTTAAATACGGCGCCAATGGGAATGTCCTTTGGGCAAAAAACCCCGGTGGAAATGTTGGATCAAGGGGGGATCGTGGTCTTTCTGTTGTAATTGATGCTTTAGGGAATGCCTATGTTGCAGGTTCCTTTAATATCCAAATTATTTTTGACACTATCACTTTACAAATTGGTAATTGGAAGAGTTTTGACATGTATCTTGCCAAATACGATTGTGATGGGAACGTTCTTTGGGCAAAAAGCACAACAAGGCCACAAGAGGAATATTATGAGGTTGATGTTGAGGCATTATCTGCATCAGTTGATAATTTAGGAAATGTTTATGTAACAGGGTATTTTGAGAGTGATTCAATTACATTTGGCTCTACTACTTTGATTAATTCAATTGGGCTTGAGCATGCTAATATTTTTCTTGTTAAATACGATCCCAATGGTAATGTTCTATGGGCGAGTAGTCCTGGAGGAAGGTGTACTCGTAATGCAAGTTCTTTAGATACTGATGCTTCAGGGAATGTTTATATTACTGGGTATATGCTTGGCCCTACCATGATCTTTGACACAATTACTTTAACCTGCCCTGAATATTATGTGGGTTATACAAGATATTTTTTACCAAAGATATTTCTTGCTAAGTACAATTCCCATGGAAATGTTATTTGGGCAAAAGATGTCGGTGAATCCTATGGTGATCATGGAGACCGAGCAGAAGCGTTATCATTAGTAGTTGATGCTTCAGGGAATGTTTATTTTACTGGATATTTTGAGACCGATTCAATCGCATTTAACCCTGTCACTTTGGCTAATACACGCGAATTTAGTGGTTACGCTGATATTTTTCTTGTTAAATGCGATGCCGGAGGTAATGTCCTTTGGGCTAAAAGTGCTGAAGGTTATTTACCAGATAAAGGTCTTTCTGTTGGATTAAATTCCATTGGGGATGTTTTCGTAACAGGCTATTTTGAAAGCTCTACAATGACCCTAGGCAATACTACTTTGACTAATGCAAATGCCGAAGAAAAAGATATATTTGTTGCAAAATTTCGATATGGCGGTACCGGAATTAATGATTTAAATAATTCATCTTATATTTTAATTTTCCCAAATCCAGTTACAGACGAAATAAATATAGAAATATCGAAAGAAATGATTGGAAGTAAATTAACAGTTATGAATTTGGAAGGGGCAGAACTTTTCTCTCGTCAAATAACTGATACTAATGAGCGTTTTAACACAGTCGATCTGCCAGGCGGAATTTATATGGTGAAAGTTTTTGGGAATGATAAGATGCAAATTGGAAAGTTTATTAAGTATTAA
- a CDS encoding DUF4314 domain-containing protein — protein sequence MTFHRSIELTGKKVKLIKMVDPYTDLKAGDMGVIDFVDDENQIHVKWDNGSKLALIPGVDEYEIEG from the coding sequence ATGACATTTCATCGCAGTATAGAATTAACAGGTAAAAAAGTAAAATTGATAAAAATGGTGGATCCATATACAGACTTGAAGGCTGGGGATATGGGCGTTATTGATTTTGTGGATGACGAGAACCAGATTCACGTCAAATGGGATAATGGTTCGAAACTAGCGCTTATACCAGGAGTAGATGAATATGAAATTGAGGGTTGA
- a CDS encoding tyrosine-type recombinase/integrase, whose amino-acid sequence MSLLGSRTTTTAMDWEDFRSLISKLERDGEYKFCLLITIGVFTGLRISDLLQLRYSQFENTDILTIQEKKTKKTRRIKINQDLRTIFERIKIKMDVTDNSQYIFINKYGTKPIDKSYVNVKLKEIIKRYGIAVEGNISSHLFRKTLGNRVLRMNNFSNEAVILLMELFSHSSPAITRKYLGIREREILDVYDSLRL is encoded by the coding sequence ATGTCATTACTGGGTTCAAGAACTACTACAACCGCAATGGATTGGGAAGATTTCCGCTCATTAATATCAAAACTCGAGCGGGATGGAGAATACAAATTTTGCCTGCTCATTACCATTGGGGTATTTACAGGCCTGCGGATAAGTGATCTTCTTCAACTTCGCTACAGCCAGTTCGAAAATACCGATATCCTGACCATACAAGAGAAGAAGACCAAAAAGACCCGCCGTATTAAGATCAATCAGGATCTGCGAACCATTTTTGAGCGGATAAAAATCAAAATGGATGTAACCGACAACAGCCAATACATATTCATCAACAAATACGGCACAAAACCCATCGATAAATCCTACGTGAATGTCAAGCTGAAGGAAATCATTAAACGATATGGGATCGCAGTTGAAGGAAATATCAGCAGCCATTTATTTAGAAAAACATTGGGTAATCGTGTTTTACGGATGAACAATTTTTCAAATGAAGCAGTAATACTGCTGATGGAGTTGTTTTCGCACAGCTCGCCCGCCATCACCAGAAAATATCTTGGTATTCGTGAGCGGGAAATTTTGGATGTGTATGATAGCTTGAGGTTATAG